The Apium graveolens cultivar Ventura chromosome 6, ASM990537v1, whole genome shotgun sequence genome contains a region encoding:
- the LOC141666761 gene encoding F-box protein PP2-A12-like — protein MGTIFSSILGHPDACVSPGTSLGDLPESCVASVLEYMDPQEICKVALLNRAFRGASFADFVWESKLPLNYEALIEKLFDNFPSNLCKKEIYSRLCRRNFFDGATKEAWLEKRSGKTCLLISSYGLAITGIEDRRYWNRIPSGESRFESIAYLQQTWWFEVNGEVEFPFPVGSYSLFFRLHLGKRTKRFCRQVCNSEHVHGWDIKPVKFQLATSDGQHATSQCYLREPGSWILYHGGDFVVENSAVLTKVKFSMTQIDCTHTKGGLCVDSVLIYPSELKKSLKRF, from the exons ATGGGCACTattttttcttcaattcttggacaCCCAGATGCGTGTGTTTCGCCGGGAACAAGTCTCGGCGACTTGCCGGAGAGTTGCGTGGCCTCAGTTCTTGAGTACATGGACCCACAAGAGATCTGTAAAGTTGCTCTTCTTAATAGGGCGTTTCGTGGTGCTTCTTTTGCTGATTTTGTTTGGGAATCTAAGCTTCCTTTGAATTATGAAGCACTTATTGAGAAATTGTTTGATAATTTTCCTTCCAATTTGTGTAAAAAGGAGATTTATTCTCGGCTTTGCAGGCGTAATTTTTTTGATGGAGCCACCAAG GAAGCTTGGTTAGAAAAGAGGTCAGGAAAGACTTGTTTGTTGATATCTTCATATGGGTTGGCGATTACGGGGATCGAGGATAGGAGATACTGGAATAGGATACCTTCAGGGGAGTCTAG ATTTGAGTCAATTGCTTATCTCCAGCAAACGTGGTGGTTCGAGGTTAATGGAGAAGTCGAGTTCCCTTTCCCGGTAGGAAGCTATAGCTTGTTCTTCAGGTTGCATCTAGGGAAGCGTACTAAAAGATTCTGTCGACAAGTTTGCAATTCTGAACATGTCCATGGTTGGGATATTAAACCTGTAAAGTTCCAGCTTGCCACATCAGATGGTCAGCATGCTACATCTCAGTGCTATCTGCGGGAGCCTGGAAGTTGGATTTTGTATCATGGGGGAGATTTTGTCGTAGAAAATTCTGCTGTACTAACAAAGGTCAAGTTTTCGATGACCCAGATTGATTGCACGCACACCAAAGGCGgtctttgtgtagattctgtgTTAATATACCCAAGTGAGTTGAAAAAAAGTTTAAAGcgtttttaa